A genomic window from Streptomyces brevispora includes:
- a CDS encoding MFS transporter: protein MATAPSTRWHRLAVLSALMLAAFTFNTTENLPIGLLNLISADVQVSLSAVGYLVTAYGLTVALVSLPLAQATRSMPRRHVLTVLLAALVLSSLISALGSSYWLLMIARLVTALAQALFWAVMGPVAVGLFPPAVRGRVIGVLSVAGSLALVLGVPLGTWLGQQSTWQVPLIVLAGLGLASLLTIAVLLPTSRPEEGHAAYGSAPDKRRFQIVLATTALSATGAFAGYTYLVKFLGDVSGFSDTSVSALLMVSGIAGVVGVTIAGPLLDRYPRGTLALPVATQAAGMLSLYAFGSAPAGAVACLVLLGGSLGPVFMATQNQMLRFAPGRTEIALAANSGAYNAGIAGGALLGGLVLPAWNVRATFLMGGLLTVTSLAVLLTERMLPPAEQSRPAESDRTVDSSPAEHR from the coding sequence ATGGCGACGGCACCGTCGACTCGCTGGCACAGGCTGGCTGTGCTCTCGGCCCTGATGCTGGCCGCGTTTACTTTCAACACCACGGAGAATCTGCCGATCGGGCTGCTCAATCTCATCTCGGCCGACGTGCAGGTGTCACTCTCGGCGGTGGGCTATCTGGTCACCGCCTACGGGCTGACCGTCGCCCTGGTCTCCCTGCCTCTCGCGCAAGCCACCCGGTCCATGCCGCGCCGCCATGTGCTCACCGTGCTGCTGGCCGCGCTCGTCCTGTCCAGCCTGATCTCGGCGCTGGGCTCCAGCTACTGGCTGCTGATGATCGCCCGGCTGGTGACCGCGCTCGCCCAGGCCCTGTTCTGGGCGGTGATGGGACCGGTGGCGGTTGGCCTGTTCCCACCGGCTGTCCGGGGGCGGGTGATCGGGGTGCTGTCGGTGGCCGGTTCACTGGCCCTGGTCTTGGGTGTCCCGCTCGGTACGTGGCTAGGCCAGCAGAGCACGTGGCAGGTCCCGCTCATCGTGCTGGCCGGGCTGGGGCTGGCCTCCCTCCTCACGATCGCTGTTCTCCTCCCGACGTCCCGCCCGGAGGAGGGGCACGCGGCCTACGGTTCGGCACCCGACAAGCGGCGGTTCCAGATCGTGCTGGCGACCACCGCCCTGTCCGCCACGGGCGCGTTCGCGGGCTATACGTACCTCGTGAAGTTCCTGGGTGACGTGAGCGGCTTCTCCGACACCTCCGTCAGCGCTCTGTTGATGGTCTCCGGCATCGCGGGCGTGGTCGGTGTGACGATCGCGGGGCCGCTCCTGGACCGCTACCCGCGCGGCACGCTGGCCCTACCGGTGGCCACCCAGGCGGCCGGCATGCTGAGCCTGTACGCGTTCGGCAGCGCCCCGGCCGGAGCCGTCGCGTGCCTGGTGCTGCTGGGCGGCTCACTCGGCCCGGTGTTCATGGCCACGCAGAACCAGATGCTGCGCTTCGCCCCCGGCCGTACCGAAATCGCCCTGGCGGCCAACTCCGGCGCCTACAACGCCGGGATCGCGGGCGGGGCACTACTCGGCGGCCTCGTCCTGCCCGCCTGGAACGTGCGGGCCACGTTCCTGATGGGCGGGCTGCTGACCGTCACCTCGCTCGCGGTACTGCTCACCGAGCGGATGCTGCCGCCCGCGGAGCAGAGCCGTCCGGCCGAATCCGACCGGACGGTGGACAGCAGCCCCGCCGAGCACCGCTGA
- a CDS encoding tyrosine-type recombinase/integrase: protein MAPIDGSAHLYLAAGVPLLRPEDQVFQAMLDGWRNQQLARNLSFGTVEQREALIRRFRAFTDADPWLWTAAHVDEFTTEARGVRRNSRSTVLGYQTGIRLFMGYLTDPAYGWSTECETRFGTHPVQVCHEWNTARHTQEAQAGPGKRALTHNELQALFDHADERAVAAQSSGRKGWLTAFRDATLLKVAYSWGLRRNEVRRLELCDLGSNPRAPEFGSYGIVHVRFGKAMRGSPPKRRAVLTVPLFDWATDALGQWVEEVRPLLAEADSPVLWPSERGSLLCLSSVTSLFTRCRHELGLAEGLDFHSLRRSYVSHLIEAGYDSLFVQQQVGHEHASTTTIYTHVSPDYRARTVRAALDRIGHRVAVGEVAP from the coding sequence ATGGCGCCCATTGACGGATCGGCTCACCTGTATCTGGCGGCCGGTGTGCCCCTACTGCGCCCGGAGGACCAGGTCTTCCAGGCGATGCTGGACGGCTGGCGCAACCAGCAACTGGCCCGCAATCTCAGCTTCGGTACGGTCGAGCAACGAGAAGCGCTCATCCGGCGCTTCCGAGCCTTCACCGACGCCGACCCGTGGCTATGGACGGCCGCGCACGTGGACGAGTTCACCACCGAGGCGCGAGGAGTCCGGCGGAACAGCCGCTCGACGGTGCTCGGCTATCAGACCGGGATCAGGCTCTTCATGGGCTATCTCACCGATCCTGCCTACGGCTGGTCGACCGAGTGCGAGACACGGTTCGGCACCCATCCCGTGCAGGTCTGCCATGAGTGGAACACTGCCCGCCACACCCAGGAAGCCCAGGCAGGGCCCGGCAAGCGAGCCCTCACTCACAACGAACTGCAGGCGCTGTTCGATCATGCCGACGAGCGCGCCGTGGCCGCGCAGTCCTCCGGCCGCAAGGGGTGGCTCACCGCCTTCCGCGATGCCACGTTGCTGAAGGTCGCATACAGCTGGGGCCTGCGCCGCAACGAGGTCCGACGCCTCGAACTGTGCGATCTGGGCAGCAATCCCAGGGCTCCGGAGTTCGGCAGCTACGGCATCGTCCACGTCCGCTTCGGGAAGGCCATGCGCGGTTCACCGCCCAAACGGCGGGCCGTGCTGACGGTCCCGTTGTTCGACTGGGCGACGGACGCCCTCGGGCAGTGGGTCGAGGAGGTCCGCCCGTTGCTCGCAGAGGCCGACTCCCCCGTTCTTTGGCCCTCGGAGCGAGGATCGCTCCTGTGTCTCTCCTCCGTGACGTCCCTGTTCACGCGCTGCCGGCACGAGCTGGGGCTAGCGGAAGGACTGGACTTCCACTCGCTGCGGAGGTCGTACGTTTCCCACCTCATCGAGGCCGGCTACGACTCTCTGTTCGTGCAGCAGCAGGTCGGCCACGAACATGCGTCGACCACCACGATCTACACGCACGTTTCTCCCGATTACCGGGCCCGCACCGTGCGGGCTGCCCTGGATCGCATCGGGCACCGAGTGGCTGTGGGGGAGGTCGCTCCATGA
- a CDS encoding bifunctional DNA primase/polymerase, whose translation MGFTIGGIRELRSGSRRRGRAAEGTAVAEYTGLWGWAVAPGARAAEGNCSCGDAGCASPGAHPLDFAREVPAGATLDTAARAWAEVPGASMLLPVGRSFDVLDVAETSGRRALVRMERMGLPLGPVAVTPAGRAQFFVAPGAAAGLPQLLYRMGWDDAELDLRALGLGSHITAPPSDQGGLGPVRWLRPPALDTAAAPPEARLLLGTLAYVCHRWAPCG comes from the coding sequence ATGGGCTTCACGATCGGCGGCATCCGCGAATTACGGTCCGGTTCACGACGTCGCGGCCGTGCGGCCGAGGGCACCGCGGTGGCCGAGTACACGGGACTGTGGGGCTGGGCCGTCGCCCCGGGGGCGCGGGCCGCGGAAGGCAACTGCTCGTGCGGGGATGCCGGTTGCGCCTCCCCCGGCGCACATCCGCTGGACTTCGCGCGGGAGGTTCCCGCCGGGGCGACGCTCGACACGGCGGCGCGCGCGTGGGCCGAGGTGCCGGGCGCCTCGATGCTGCTGCCGGTGGGCCGCAGCTTCGATGTGCTCGATGTCGCCGAGACGTCCGGGCGCCGGGCGCTGGTACGGATGGAGCGGATGGGGCTGCCGCTGGGCCCGGTGGCGGTCACCCCGGCCGGACGGGCGCAGTTCTTCGTGGCACCGGGCGCCGCCGCCGGACTCCCCCAGCTGCTGTACCGGATGGGATGGGACGACGCGGAGCTGGACCTGAGGGCGCTCGGACTCGGCTCCCACATCACCGCACCGCCGTCGGACCAGGGCGGCCTCGGCCCGGTCCGCTGGCTTCGGCCGCCGGCTCTGGACACCGCGGCGGCGCCACCGGAGGCACGGCTGCTGCTGGGCACGCTGGCGTACGTCTGCCACCGGTGGGCCCCCTGCGGATGA
- the ftsY gene encoding signal recognition particle-docking protein FtsY, with product MEFVILAVVIALVAVGVISGLVVSSRKKKQLPPAPSSTPTITPPAEPHVGEEAETPRDESRRTIEEVGLPPAEAADEQAPEAVAVPALDVPEPTAGRLVRLRARLARSQNTLGKGLLTLLSRDNLDEDTWEEIEDTLLTADVGVAPTQELVERLRERVRILGTRTPEGLRSLLREELLTLLGTDFDRAVKTESGVDTPGVVMVVGVNGTGKTTTTGKLARVLVADGRSVVLGAADTFRAAAADQLQTWGERVGARTVRGPEGGDPASIAFDAVKEGIAEGADVVLIDTAGRLHTKTGLMDELGKVKRVVEKHGPLDEILLVLDATTGQNGLVQARVFAEVVDITGIVLTKLDGTAKGGIVIAVQRELGVPVKLIGLGEGPDDLAPFDPEAFVDALIGD from the coding sequence ATGGAATTCGTCATCCTTGCTGTAGTCATCGCCCTGGTCGCGGTCGGCGTGATCAGCGGGCTCGTGGTCAGCAGCCGCAAGAAGAAGCAGCTGCCCCCGGCACCGTCGAGCACGCCGACCATCACTCCTCCCGCCGAGCCCCATGTCGGCGAGGAGGCCGAAACGCCGCGCGACGAATCGCGCCGCACCATCGAGGAGGTCGGGCTCCCGCCCGCCGAGGCCGCCGACGAGCAGGCCCCGGAGGCCGTCGCGGTCCCCGCGCTCGACGTTCCCGAGCCCACGGCAGGCCGTCTCGTACGGCTGCGGGCCCGGCTCGCCCGCTCGCAGAACACCCTCGGCAAGGGGCTGCTCACGCTCCTGTCCCGGGACAACCTCGACGAGGACACCTGGGAGGAGATCGAGGACACGCTCCTCACCGCCGACGTCGGCGTCGCCCCCACCCAGGAACTGGTGGAACGGCTCCGGGAACGCGTCCGGATCCTCGGCACACGCACCCCCGAGGGTCTGCGCTCGCTCCTGCGCGAGGAGCTCCTCACCCTGCTCGGCACCGACTTCGACCGTGCCGTCAAGACGGAGAGCGGCGTCGACACCCCCGGCGTCGTGATGGTCGTCGGTGTCAACGGCACCGGCAAGACCACCACCACCGGAAAGCTCGCCCGGGTGCTCGTGGCCGACGGCCGCAGCGTCGTGCTCGGCGCGGCCGACACCTTCCGGGCCGCCGCCGCCGATCAGCTCCAGACCTGGGGCGAGCGCGTCGGCGCCCGCACCGTGCGCGGACCCGAGGGCGGTGACCCGGCGTCGATCGCCTTCGACGCGGTGAAGGAGGGAATCGCCGAGGGCGCCGACGTCGTACTGATCGACACGGCGGGCCGGCTGCACACCAAGACCGGTCTGATGGACGAGCTCGGCAAGGTCAAGAGGGTGGTCGAGAAGCACGGACCGCTCGACGAGATCCTGCTCGTCCTGGACGCCACCACCGGGCAGAACGGCCTGGTGCAGGCCCGGGTGTTCGCCGAGGTCGTCGACATCACCGGCATCGTCCTCACCAAGCTCGACGGCACCGCCAAGGGCGGCATCGTCATCGCCGTCCAGCGCGAGCTGGGCGTACCGGTGAAGCTGATCGGGCTCGGCGAGGGGCCGGACGATCTGGCCCCGTTCGACCCGGAGGCGTTCGTGGACGCCCTGATCGGGGACTGA
- a CDS encoding DUF3592 domain-containing protein, which yields MGWDEFLLLWCAVWGVVALAGCGMSLAGVTAEQRTVRLTGRIERVREPRHGGSRKGGISVVVSYRDPASGQEVTVTNDGECGEMITAAWEGREIGVSYPRGRPHVHRFSNIPEEPGRGLGWAGFALFLVHVGLVVLAAVDRGWPWALIGFCGPWAVFAAFHLPGTVRAKNDRLGRLAAMDTVRGRVVAVLKDVSVDQDDGHTWTTITPVVSFTTREGTSVTALCTSHLADPAGAYGRDVTVHYTPADPADFTLDRAAEHRSEGQDVTFNILVIIVFAATAVAGGVLL from the coding sequence ATGGGGTGGGACGAGTTCCTGCTGTTGTGGTGTGCGGTGTGGGGTGTGGTGGCGCTGGCCGGGTGCGGCATGTCGCTGGCCGGGGTGACCGCGGAGCAGCGGACGGTCCGGCTCACGGGGCGGATCGAGCGGGTGCGGGAGCCCCGGCACGGTGGGTCCCGCAAGGGCGGGATATCGGTGGTCGTCTCCTACCGCGACCCGGCCTCCGGGCAGGAGGTCACCGTGACGAACGACGGTGAGTGCGGCGAGATGATCACCGCCGCGTGGGAGGGCCGGGAGATCGGGGTCAGCTACCCGCGGGGCAGACCGCACGTCCACCGGTTCTCCAACATCCCCGAGGAGCCCGGTCGCGGGCTGGGCTGGGCCGGCTTCGCGCTCTTCCTGGTCCACGTCGGGCTGGTGGTCCTCGCCGCGGTCGACCGGGGGTGGCCGTGGGCGCTGATCGGCTTCTGCGGCCCGTGGGCGGTCTTCGCCGCCTTTCACCTGCCCGGGACGGTACGTGCCAAGAACGATCGCCTCGGCAGGCTGGCCGCGATGGACACCGTGCGGGGCCGGGTCGTCGCGGTCCTGAAGGACGTCAGCGTCGACCAGGACGACGGCCACACCTGGACCACCATCACCCCGGTCGTGTCGTTCACCACCCGCGAGGGCACGTCTGTCACGGCCCTCTGCACGTCGCATCTGGCGGACCCCGCCGGCGCGTACGGCCGTGACGTCACGGTCCACTACACGCCCGCCGACCCGGCCGACTTCACTCTGGACCGCGCGGCCGAACACCGCTCGGAGGGTCAGGACGTGACGTTCAACATCCTGGTGATCATCGTGTTCGCGGCGACGGCCGTGGCGGGAGGGGTGCTCCTCTGA
- a CDS encoding recombinase XerD, whose amino-acid sequence MPRCKKPCARCGVVNGRYGVAKWPEGFVCGRCYYRAMQCHGACPACGVERLLPGLNTDRIPICRDCAGIPRDFHCTRCGEEADRGRRGLCHRCCLQDDLATLLDDGTGQIAPPLRPLVDALTTQDRPVSARLWTRFPHVKTLLRGLADGSLALDHETFDNFIPRHAAEHTRELLVTIGILAERNRAEVEFLRWLEWKTPQIANPEDQQLVRRFATWHHLRRLRELDARGAVAPTTVARARADVRAGADFLAWLRERDRSPMTCAQGHVDEWLATGTGTRRSAATFVHWAVRTRVMAPVDFPWIRSAKLDSIGQSERLHFLRRIAEDSSIRLETRVLGLLVLLFAQPVTRISRMSINDIEITDEEVIVHLTGGEPVPVPHPFDHLFRDYLPQRRHTTTARNNRTRWLFPGAVPGQPLAIATLHKGLWDSGIPIRRGRNSALRDLVLEMPPALVAKALGYSPLATELHAAEAGHPWAGYASIRRYRGKQLQIF is encoded by the coding sequence ATGCCCCGCTGCAAGAAGCCCTGCGCACGCTGCGGCGTCGTCAACGGCCGCTACGGCGTCGCCAAATGGCCCGAGGGATTTGTCTGCGGCCGCTGCTACTACCGTGCCATGCAGTGCCACGGCGCCTGCCCAGCCTGCGGCGTCGAACGGCTCCTGCCCGGCCTCAACACAGACCGCATCCCCATCTGCCGCGATTGCGCAGGCATCCCCCGTGACTTCCACTGCACACGCTGTGGAGAAGAAGCCGACCGCGGCCGTCGAGGCCTCTGTCACCGCTGCTGCCTCCAGGACGACCTGGCGACCCTTCTCGATGACGGCACAGGCCAAATTGCGCCGCCGCTGCGACCGCTCGTTGATGCCTTGACCACCCAGGATCGACCGGTCAGCGCCCGGCTATGGACCCGATTCCCACACGTCAAGACGCTTTTGCGCGGACTCGCAGACGGCAGTCTGGCCCTCGACCACGAGACCTTCGACAACTTCATTCCACGGCATGCCGCAGAGCACACACGCGAACTTCTCGTCACTATCGGGATCCTGGCGGAACGTAATCGGGCCGAGGTGGAATTTCTACGCTGGCTGGAGTGGAAGACGCCGCAGATCGCCAACCCCGAGGATCAGCAGCTTGTTCGCCGCTTCGCTACCTGGCACCATCTACGGCGGCTGCGTGAGCTCGACGCCCGTGGGGCTGTCGCGCCGACGACCGTGGCCCGGGCCCGCGCCGATGTCCGCGCCGGAGCCGACTTCCTGGCCTGGCTGCGGGAGCGCGACCGCAGCCCTATGACCTGTGCACAAGGTCACGTGGACGAATGGCTCGCCACCGGCACAGGCACCCGCCGCAGCGCGGCGACCTTCGTGCACTGGGCCGTTCGTACCCGCGTCATGGCCCCGGTCGACTTTCCCTGGATCCGCTCGGCCAAGCTCGATTCCATCGGCCAGAGCGAACGACTGCACTTCCTCCGACGCATCGCCGAAGACAGCTCTATCCGCCTCGAAACCCGAGTCCTCGGGCTACTCGTCCTGCTCTTCGCTCAGCCAGTGACACGGATTTCGCGCATGAGCATCAACGACATCGAGATCACCGACGAGGAGGTCATCGTCCACCTCACCGGTGGGGAACCCGTCCCTGTCCCCCACCCCTTTGACCACCTCTTTCGCGACTACCTGCCGCAACGACGCCACACGACAACTGCCCGCAACAACCGCACCCGCTGGCTCTTCCCCGGCGCCGTGCCTGGGCAGCCCTTGGCAATCGCGACCCTCCACAAAGGCCTGTGGGACAGCGGCATCCCCATCCGTCGCGGGCGGAACTCGGCCCTGCGCGATCTCGTCCTGGAGATGCCGCCGGCACTGGTGGCCAAGGCTCTCGGCTACAGCCCCCTCGCCACCGAACTGCACGCCGCGGAAGCAGGACATCCATGGGCGGGATACGCATCCATCCGCCGCTACCGCGGCAAACAGCTCCAGATCTTCTGA
- a CDS encoding LLM class flavin-dependent oxidoreductase — protein MAFTVVRFNLVDPAATPASLSARYRAALDMAAYADEHGIDTVQTEEHHGVANSWLPSPFVLAGAVFGATDRIAVTVSAIIGPLHDPLRLAEDIAVLDLLSAGRLVTVAGIGYRPEEYERAGVEWGRRGRLQDELLETLLLAWTGEPFEFRGRTVTVSPRPFTRPHPLLLVGGSSRAAARRAARLGLPLFPSAHLPELEAYYHEQRAEHGTEGFCMMPAAETPLLHVSEDPDRTWAEYGEHFLHEARTYASWQSKDIRSAVRSAATTVAELRDEGVYRVVTPQGCAALGRELDSLVLHPLCGGMPVEEGWRSLRLFCEATGD, from the coding sequence ATGGCCTTCACAGTCGTCCGGTTCAACCTCGTCGACCCAGCCGCCACACCCGCCTCGCTCTCGGCCCGCTACCGCGCGGCCCTGGACATGGCCGCGTACGCCGACGAGCACGGCATCGACACCGTGCAGACCGAGGAGCACCACGGGGTCGCCAACTCCTGGCTGCCTTCCCCGTTCGTCCTCGCCGGTGCCGTCTTCGGCGCCACCGACCGGATCGCGGTCACGGTCTCCGCCATCATCGGGCCGCTGCACGACCCGCTGCGGCTGGCGGAGGACATCGCGGTGCTCGACCTGCTGAGCGCGGGCCGGCTGGTCACGGTGGCGGGGATCGGCTACCGGCCCGAGGAGTACGAGCGGGCGGGCGTCGAATGGGGCAGGCGCGGCCGGCTCCAGGACGAGTTGCTGGAGACATTGTTGCTGGCGTGGACCGGGGAGCCGTTCGAGTTCCGCGGCCGTACGGTCACGGTCTCCCCGCGCCCCTTCACCCGGCCGCACCCGCTGCTGCTGGTGGGCGGCAGCTCCCGGGCGGCGGCGCGGCGGGCGGCGCGGCTGGGGCTGCCGCTGTTCCCGAGCGCGCATCTGCCGGAGCTGGAGGCGTACTACCACGAGCAGCGTGCGGAGCACGGCACGGAGGGCTTCTGCATGATGCCCGCGGCCGAGACACCGTTGCTGCATGTGTCCGAGGACCCGGACCGGACGTGGGCCGAGTACGGGGAGCACTTCCTGCACGAGGCCCGCACGTACGCCTCCTGGCAGTCCAAGGACATCCGCTCGGCCGTCCGTTCGGCGGCGACGACGGTGGCGGAACTGCGTGACGAGGGCGTCTACCGGGTCGTCACCCCGCAGGGGTGCGCGGCGCTGGGCCGGGAGCTGGACAGCCTGGTGCTGCATCCGCTGTGCGGCGGGATGCCGGTCGAGGAGGGGTGGCGCAGTCTGCGGCTGTTCTGCGAGGCGACCGGCGACTGA
- a CDS encoding ammonium transporter gives MPPGITTLAADAPTLSAANTGFMLICSALVMIMTPALAFFYGGMVRVKSTLNMLMMSFISLGIVTILWVLYGFSLAFGTDIGSFIGWSSDFAGFSGIGVTQLWDGYTIPVYVFAVFQLMFAIITPALISGALADRVKFTSWALFITLWVTVVYFPVAHWVWGAGGWLYELGVIDFAGGTAVHINAGAAALGVILVIGKRVGFKKDPMRPHSLPLVMLGAGLLWFGWFGFNAGSWLGNDDGVGAVMFVNTQVATAAAMLAWLGYEKLRHGSFTTLGAASGAVAGLVAITPSGGAISPLGAIAVGAIAGVLCAVAVGLKYRFGYDDSLDVVGVHLVGGITGSLLIGLFATGGVQSDAKGLFYGGGLDQLGKQAVGVFAVLAYSLVVSAVLALILDKTIGMRVDEDDEVSGIDQVEHAETAYDFSGAGGGSSARSTAPATAPTNKKVDA, from the coding sequence ATGCCCCCAGGCATCACGACGCTCGCAGCAGACGCCCCGACGCTCTCTGCCGCCAACACCGGATTCATGCTCATCTGCTCCGCCCTGGTGATGATCATGACTCCGGCCCTGGCCTTCTTCTACGGAGGCATGGTCCGCGTCAAGAGCACCCTCAACATGCTGATGATGAGCTTCATCAGCCTCGGGATCGTCACGATCCTGTGGGTGCTGTACGGATTCAGCCTCGCCTTCGGCACCGACATCGGGTCCTTCATCGGCTGGAGCTCGGACTTCGCGGGCTTCAGCGGGATCGGTGTCACCCAGCTCTGGGACGGCTACACCATCCCGGTCTACGTCTTCGCCGTCTTCCAGCTGATGTTCGCCATCATCACCCCGGCCCTGATAAGTGGTGCTCTCGCCGACCGGGTCAAGTTCACCTCCTGGGCGCTCTTCATCACCCTCTGGGTCACCGTCGTCTACTTCCCGGTCGCGCACTGGGTCTGGGGGGCGGGCGGCTGGCTGTACGAGCTCGGTGTCATCGACTTCGCCGGCGGTACGGCCGTCCACATCAACGCCGGTGCCGCGGCGCTCGGCGTGATCCTCGTCATCGGCAAGCGGGTCGGCTTCAAGAAGGACCCGATGCGGCCGCACAGCCTGCCGCTCGTCATGCTCGGCGCCGGTCTGCTCTGGTTCGGCTGGTTCGGGTTCAACGCCGGCTCGTGGCTCGGCAACGACGACGGCGTCGGCGCGGTCATGTTCGTCAACACACAGGTCGCCACCGCCGCCGCGATGCTCGCCTGGCTCGGCTACGAGAAGCTCCGCCACGGCTCCTTCACCACCCTCGGCGCCGCCTCCGGCGCCGTCGCGGGACTCGTAGCCATCACCCCGTCCGGTGGTGCCATCAGCCCGCTCGGCGCCATCGCGGTCGGTGCCATCGCCGGTGTCCTGTGCGCCGTGGCGGTCGGTCTGAAGTACCGGTTCGGCTACGACGACTCCCTGGACGTCGTCGGCGTCCACCTCGTCGGCGGCATCACGGGCTCCCTGCTCATCGGCCTCTTCGCCACCGGCGGAGTCCAGTCCGACGCCAAGGGCCTCTTCTACGGCGGCGGACTCGACCAGCTCGGCAAGCAGGCCGTCGGCGTCTTCGCCGTCCTCGCGTACTCTCTGGTCGTCTCCGCGGTCCTCGCCCTCATCCTCGACAAGACGATCGGGATGCGGGTCGACGAGGACGACGAGGTCTCCGGCATCGACCAGGTCGAGCACGCCGAGACCGCGTACGACTTCAGCGGCGCCGGCGGCGGTTCGTCCGCGCGCTCCACGGCCCCCGCGACAGCCCCGACCAACAAGAAGGTGGACGCATGA
- a CDS encoding helix-turn-helix domain-containing protein: MNRSVTYSWRLREIMAARGLNNISDLIPLLKDRSIDLSASQIYRLVGQRPERLSLALLGALCDALECSVEDLCRFGVQTTQQPRQAASGGPTVIDLNSTIRPRRARVRRTD; encoded by the coding sequence ATGAACCGTTCGGTGACGTACTCCTGGCGTTTGCGGGAGATCATGGCCGCACGCGGCCTCAACAACATCTCCGACTTGATTCCGCTTCTCAAGGATCGGAGCATCGACCTGTCAGCCTCACAGATCTACCGCTTGGTCGGCCAACGTCCGGAACGCCTGTCACTGGCCTTGCTCGGCGCCCTCTGTGACGCGTTGGAGTGCAGCGTCGAGGACCTGTGCCGATTCGGAGTACAGACCACTCAGCAGCCCCGTCAAGCGGCCTCCGGCGGGCCCACGGTCATCGACCTGAACAGCACCATCCGCCCGCGACGGGCACGAGTACGACGGACTGATTGA
- a CDS encoding purine-cytosine permease family protein → METRGLDPVPDGERTGRVRTLFPTWVAANMAVLLLTMGAGLIVFSALSFWQVLVVAAAAPVLSYGMVGLISIAGKHGGAPGMALSRAVFGQRGNLAPGALIWVARWGWETINAVTGSYAVLAVLDLLFGVRSTPALIMATLTAFVAAGFLLSGLGARALLVCSAWSACLFGGFSILVLAYLAGATPWQDVLDRPAGPTSMMIAGIGTLAAGGISWAPTGPDFTRYLPRTASGRAIVAATVGGAGIVFLPMVLMGAVMAVGTPGLAVTRDPVSFIGALLPDWISVPYLLVAVIGMVLINAMSMYSAGFTAQTLGFRVPRAWAVGTNAAISLFLGTLLMMVANSFIDLFISFLNLLAVTFSAWIGVFGMDQLRGRAYDPVALLDTTPASAYWYTGGFSWPAVAAWAAGLVVGLLFTGVQWFAGPLAATWAGRNGLGWAVTIVVSGGLYAALPRPGSRRGATALHI, encoded by the coding sequence GTGGAGACCCGTGGTCTGGACCCCGTGCCCGACGGCGAGCGCACCGGCCGGGTCCGAACCCTCTTCCCCACCTGGGTCGCGGCCAACATGGCCGTGCTGCTGCTCACCATGGGCGCGGGCCTCATCGTCTTCAGCGCACTGAGCTTCTGGCAGGTGCTGGTGGTCGCGGCCGCCGCCCCCGTCCTCTCGTACGGGATGGTCGGGCTGATCTCCATCGCGGGGAAGCACGGCGGCGCACCCGGCATGGCGCTCTCCCGGGCCGTCTTCGGGCAGCGGGGCAATCTGGCGCCCGGTGCGCTGATCTGGGTCGCCCGCTGGGGCTGGGAGACGATCAACGCGGTCACCGGTTCGTACGCCGTGCTGGCCGTGCTCGATCTGCTCTTCGGGGTCCGGAGCACCCCGGCCCTGATCATGGCGACCCTCACGGCCTTCGTGGCGGCCGGTTTTCTGCTGTCGGGGCTGGGGGCGCGGGCCCTGCTGGTGTGCTCCGCCTGGTCCGCCTGCCTCTTCGGCGGGTTCAGCATCCTCGTCCTGGCGTATCTGGCCGGTGCGACCCCGTGGCAGGACGTCCTGGACCGGCCGGCCGGACCGACCTCGATGATGATCGCGGGCATCGGCACCCTGGCGGCCGGCGGCATCAGCTGGGCCCCCACGGGCCCGGACTTCACCCGCTACCTGCCGCGCACCGCGTCCGGCCGGGCGATCGTCGCGGCGACCGTGGGCGGCGCTGGAATCGTGTTTCTGCCGATGGTGCTGATGGGAGCGGTGATGGCGGTGGGTACGCCGGGACTGGCTGTCACCCGGGATCCGGTCTCCTTCATCGGCGCATTGCTGCCGGACTGGATCTCGGTGCCGTATCTGCTCGTCGCCGTGATCGGCATGGTGCTGATCAATGCCATGTCGATGTATTCGGCGGGATTCACCGCGCAGACGCTGGGATTCCGCGTCCCGCGCGCCTGGGCGGTCGGCACGAATGCCGCGATCAGCCTGTTCCTGGGGACGCTGTTGATGATGGTCGCGAACAGTTTCATCGATCTGTTCATCTCCTTTCTGAATCTGCTCGCGGTGACGTTCTCGGCCTGGATCGGGGTCTTCGGCATGGACCAGTTGCGGGGGCGCGCATACGATCCGGTGGCGCTCCTGGACACCACTCCCGCCAGCGCCTACTGGTACACGGGCGGCTTCTCGTGGCCGGCCGTGGCGGCCTGGGCCGCGGGCCTGGTGGTGGGGCTGCTCTTCACCGGCGTGCAGTGGTTCGCCGGTCCGCTCGCCGCTACCTGGGCCGGGCGCAACGGGCTCGGCTGGGCCGTCACCATCGTCGTCTCGGGCGGCCTGTACGCGGCACTGCCGCGCCCCGGCTCACGGCGGGGCGCCACCGCCCTACACATCTGA